In Oryza brachyantha chromosome 1, ObraRS2, whole genome shotgun sequence, the following are encoded in one genomic region:
- the LOC107304765 gene encoding gibberellin 3-beta-dioxygenase 2 codes for MPTPSNPLYFDFRAARRVPETHAWPGLHEHPVVDGGDQAEGEEDAVPVVDVGAADAAERVARAAEQWGAFLLVGHGVPARLLARVEERVARVFALPASEKMRAVRGPGEPWGYGSPPISSFFSKCMWSEGYTFSPSSLRSELRRLWPKAGDDYLLFCDVMEEFHKEMRRLAGELLELFLRALGLTGEQVAGVEAERKIAGTMTATVHLNWYPRCPDPRRALGLIAHTDSGFFTFVLQSLVPGLQLFRRCPDRWVAVPAVPGAFVVNVGDLFHILTNGRFHSVYHRAVVNRDRDRLSLGYFLGPPPDAKVAPLPEAVPPGRSPAYRAVTWPEYMAVRKKAFTTGGSALKMVSTAAAAEHEDVVDVELPN; via the exons ATGCCGACGCCGTCGAACCCGCTCTACTTCGACTTcagggcggcgaggcgggtgCCGGAGACGCACGCGTGGCCGGGGCTGCACGAGCACCcggtggtggacggcggcgaccaggcggagggggaggaggacgcgGTGCCGGTGGTGGACGTGGGGGCGGCCGACGCGGCGGAGCgggtggcgcgcgcggcggagcagTGGGGCGCGTTCCTGCTGGTGGGGCACGGCGTGCCGGCGCGGCTGCTGGCGCGCGTGGAGGAGCGGGTGGCGCGCGTGTTCGCGCTGCCGGCGTCGGAGAAGATGCGCGCCGTGCGCGGGCCCGGCGAGCCCTGGGGCTACGGCTCGCCGCCCAtctcctccttcttctccaAGTGCATGTGGTCCGAGGGCTACAccttctccccctcctccctccgctccgagctccgccgcctctgGCCCAAGGCCGGCGACGACTACCTCCTCTTCTG TGACGTGATGGAGGAGTTCCACAAGGAGATGCGGCGGCTGGCCGGCGAGCTGCTGGAGCTGTTCCTGAGGGCGCTGGGGCTGACCGGCGAGCAGGTGGCCGGCGTGGAGGCGGAGAGGAAGATCGCCGGgacgatgacggcgacggtgcACCTCAACTGGTACCCGAGGTGCCCCGACCCGCGGCGGGCGCTGGGGCTCATCGCGCACACCGACTCCGGCTTCTTCACCTTCGTGCTGCAGAGCCTCGTGCCGGGGCTGCAGCTGTTCCGGCGGTGCCCCGACCGGTGGGTGGCGGTGCCGGCCGTGCCGGGCGCCTTCGTCGTCAACGTCGGCGACCTCTTCCACATCCTCACCAACGGCCGCTTCCACAGCGTCTAccaccgcgccgtcgtcaACCGCGACCGCGACCGGCTATCGCTGGGCTACTTCCTCGGCCCGCCGCCGGACGCCAAGGTGGCGCCGCTGCCGGAGGCCGTGCCGCCCGGCCGCAGCCCCGCCTACCGCGCCGTCACGTGGCCCGAGTACATGGCCGTCCGCAAGAAGGCCTTCACCACCGGCGGCTCCGCCCTCAAGATggtctccaccgccgccgccgccgaacacGAGGACGTCGTCGACGTTGAGCTACCAAACTAG